AGGGATGAGTCTTCATCAATCCCCATGCCAAACCCGCTACCTTCAGTAAGAAGAGTCAGAACGTTTGGCGGTACTTCCGCCTGTGCGGAACCAAGTTCGACGATCTTCTCTTGGTCATCCTCAGCATGCGTTTCGCTCAAAATCTGAGTATTGATCTCGACCGAAGGTTCCGGCGCCCAGATGTCGAAAGGTAACTCTGAGATATCTTGAGCGACGAGGGGCATGACACTTGGACGGACGCTATCATCCCACTCCGGGGCATCGTCTTCGTCCGCTGCGCTAGCGCCGTCCGACTGTGAGGACTGTTGATCGCCAGACTCCGGAGTTGGTTCAGAAGAGCTACAGCCAGCAATCAGTGACGTCGCGGCCAAGATGGTCGTTCCCGTTACGATCAGTCGCTTACTGCCCACTCTTTTCAACATGCTCCCCTTTGATCGTCGCTACCATCCCAATCACGGTATCGACAACCTCGTCAATAGTCATATTCGAGGAATCAATGACCGTTACTCCTTCGGCTGGTTCCATGAACTCGGAGACCAACGAGTCGACCTGGTCACGTCCTTCGACCAGTGACCTAGTCTTCTCTAGGAGTTCCGGGGTTGCCTTGCCATACATCTCAAGGGTACGGCGTCTGACCCTGGCTTCCGGGTCAGCTAGCAGCAGAACCTTGACGTCGGCGTCCGGACAAACAACCGTAGTGATGTCCCGTCCTTCAGCGACCATGCCTGTCCCAAGGTCGCGGGCGGCCAGCATTTGTCGACGTTGCTCCCCAGCCATCCATTTCCGAACTGGGATTAAGCCCGCGACAGTGGAGACGTTCTCTGCGACGTCAACTTCTCGAATCTGTGTGGTCACCTCGTCGTCACCGAGATAGAAACGCGGCTCATCCACCGTGCCCTCAAACCGAAACTTCATCTGATCGGCCTCTTCAAGAACCTGGGCTACATGATCTAGAGGAATCCGCTGTCCCAAGCAGGCGAGTGTTAGTCCTCGGTACATGGCTCCGGTGTCGAGGAATGCAACGCCCAGCCTTTTGGCAACAAGCTTAGAAACGGTCGATTTGCCTGATCCAGCAGGGCCATCGATCGCAACCAGTACTCCCTTGGATTCACTCACTGCTGATCCCGTCCCGCTATCCGCCAGCCACGCTCTGTCAATGCCTTAATCGCTGTATCGAGTCGCTGGGGCGCCACCATGATTCGGGCGAGGCCAACCGGCTGACTGACAGAGTGATCCAGAGTCAGATCTTCAATGTTGACACCCGCAGAACCAAGGTCGCTAAATAGCCGTCCCAGGTTGCCCGGTTCATCAGGAATCAAGACTTCTACCGTTGACCAGCGCTTTGGAGCGCTTCCGTGCTTCCCGGGAATTCGCCCGACTCCCCGATTACCGGCGGCCACGACGTTGCTGATCGCTGCCGTGGTTCCGGGCGCCACCGGCATATCCGGCATCGTATCTGTATCTATGAGGCGATCGATCAGCGCATCTAGGTCGCCTCGTAGACTAACGAGGATTTCCGCAACGGATTTCGCGTTGCCCGCGATGATTCGAGTCCACAAGTCGGGATCGGATGAGGCGATGCGCGTCGTATCCCTCAGTCCCTGTCCGGCAAGTGCCAGGGCATTTTCGGGGGCTTCAGCAAGACGCGCCGCAAGCAGGCTTGAAACGATCTGTGGGACATGACTAACCAGGGCAACTGCCCGGTCGTGTTCCTCAGGTTCCAGCGTGACTAGAACCCCTCCCAGATCCCCAGCTAGATTACGAACCGCCAACTGGACGTCATGACCGCTCCACCGCGTCGGAACGCTCACCCAGGGTCGGCCGTAGAAAAGGTCTGCCTGAGCGCTGGAGGCTCCCGAACGGGATCGGCCTGCCATTGGATGAGATCCCGCGTAGCGCGACATCAGGGATTCACGGTCGTCGCCGGTCATCTCAACAATGTCGTCAATCACCGACTGCTTTACAGATGCCACGTCGGTGACATAGGCGGACGGGTATTGCCATAAAGCCTTCGCGACCTCCGC
The sequence above is a segment of the Actinomycetaceae bacterium MB13-C1-2 genome. Coding sequences within it:
- the cmk gene encoding (d)CMP kinase — protein: MSESKGVLVAIDGPAGSGKSTVSKLVAKRLGVAFLDTGAMYRGLTLACLGQRIPLDHVAQVLEEADQMKFRFEGTVDEPRFYLGDDEVTTQIREVDVAENVSTVAGLIPVRKWMAGEQRRQMLAARDLGTGMVAEGRDITTVVCPDADVKVLLLADPEARVRRRTLEMYGKATPELLEKTRSLVEGRDQVDSLVSEFMEPAEGVTVIDSSNMTIDEVVDTVIGMVATIKGEHVEKSGQ
- a CDS encoding prephenate dehydrogenase, translated to MQSPNASVGPTATRGPVLVVGTGLIGASIGLALRARGVEVWMKDPSPTSLALAMDMGAGTLPGEGDPTLVVVAAPPDVVGAEVAKALWQYPSAYVTDVASVKQSVIDDIVEMTGDDRESLMSRYAGSHPMAGRSRSGASSAQADLFYGRPWVSVPTRWSGHDVQLAVRNLAGDLGGVLVTLEPEEHDRAVALVSHVPQIVSSLLAARLAEAPENALALAGQGLRDTTRIASSDPDLWTRIIAGNAKSVAEILVSLRGDLDALIDRLIDTDTMPDMPVAPGTTAAISNVVAAGNRGVGRIPGKHGSAPKRWSTVEVLIPDEPGNLGRLFSDLGSAGVNIEDLTLDHSVSQPVGLARIMVAPQRLDTAIKALTERGWRIAGRDQQ